A portion of the Microbulbifer agarilyticus genome contains these proteins:
- the gcvT gene encoding glycine cleavage system aminomethyltransferase GcvT, with translation MGNKTALYDAHVAMGGKLVDFGGWDMPLHYGSQLEEHHKVRQDAGMFDVSHMTVVDVDGAGARDYLRTLLANDVAKLDGNPGKALYTGMLNPQGGVVDDLIVYLRDPGYRVVVNCATREKDLAWMNEQAKAFDVTLTERPHLAMVAIQGPQAIEKVKEVMGIDWTAAISGLKVFNSFARGDWFIARTGYTGEDGLEIMLNNDDAPGFWQALADAGVAPCGLGARDTLRLEAGMNLYGNEMDDDTSPLQANMAWTIVWDPEGREFIGREALAQEKAAGVEHKLVGLVLDGRGVLRAGQKVVVDDSDRRGIITSGTFSPTLGFSIAMARVPVSVGDTAQVEIRKKLVPVRVVKPSFVRNGKPLV, from the coding sequence ATGGGAAATAAAACCGCGCTCTACGATGCCCACGTCGCCATGGGCGGCAAATTGGTGGATTTTGGTGGCTGGGACATGCCGCTGCACTATGGCTCGCAGCTGGAAGAGCACCACAAGGTGCGTCAGGACGCGGGTATGTTTGATGTCTCCCACATGACCGTCGTAGACGTAGATGGTGCTGGTGCCCGCGACTATCTGCGTACGCTGCTCGCCAATGATGTGGCCAAGCTGGACGGAAACCCGGGTAAGGCTCTCTACACCGGCATGCTCAATCCTCAGGGTGGGGTGGTGGACGATCTGATCGTGTACCTGCGTGATCCCGGTTATCGTGTGGTGGTTAATTGCGCCACCCGGGAAAAAGATCTGGCGTGGATGAATGAGCAGGCCAAGGCGTTTGACGTCACCCTGACAGAGCGCCCGCATCTGGCGATGGTAGCTATCCAGGGGCCGCAGGCAATCGAGAAAGTAAAGGAAGTGATGGGGATTGACTGGACCGCAGCCATCTCTGGCCTGAAGGTATTTAACAGTTTTGCCCGTGGTGACTGGTTTATCGCCCGTACCGGCTACACCGGTGAGGATGGTCTTGAAATCATGCTCAATAACGACGATGCGCCGGGCTTTTGGCAGGCGTTGGCGGACGCGGGTGTTGCTCCCTGCGGCCTCGGTGCACGGGATACCCTGCGTCTTGAGGCCGGTATGAACCTCTACGGCAACGAGATGGATGACGATACCTCACCGCTGCAGGCCAACATGGCCTGGACCATTGTGTGGGATCCGGAAGGCCGCGAGTTTATCGGCCGTGAAGCCCTGGCGCAGGAAAAGGCAGCGGGCGTGGAACACAAACTGGTTGGCCTGGTGCTGGACGGTCGCGGTGTTTTGCGCGCTGGGCAGAAGGTTGTGGTGGACGATTCCGATCGCCGCGGTATCATCACCAGCGGAACTTTCTCACCCACTCTGGGCTTCTCAATCGCTATGGCCCGCGTACCGGTGAGTGTTGGTGACACCGCGCAGGTAGAAATCCGCAAAAAGCTGGTTCCAGTGCGGGTCGTGAAACCGAGTTTTGTGCGCAACGGCAAGCCGCTGGTTTAA
- the gcvH gene encoding glycine cleavage system protein GcvH has product MSEIRNELKYASSHEWARLEEDGTVTVGISDHAQEALGDVVYVETPEVGQTLSAGEEAGVVESVKAASDIYAPISGEVVAINEALEDEPETVNSSPYDDGWFFKVKPSDEGELEKLLDADAYKAESEEG; this is encoded by the coding sequence ATGAGCGAAATTCGCAACGAACTGAAGTACGCCTCCAGCCACGAATGGGCGCGGTTGGAAGAAGACGGCACTGTCACCGTCGGTATTAGCGATCATGCCCAGGAAGCACTGGGTGATGTGGTCTACGTAGAAACTCCGGAAGTTGGCCAGACCCTGTCTGCCGGCGAAGAAGCGGGTGTGGTCGAGTCTGTGAAAGCGGCCAGCGATATCTACGCGCCGATTTCCGGTGAGGTTGTGGCGATCAATGAAGCACTGGAAGACGAGCCCGAGACGGTCAACTCCAGTCCGTACGACGATGGCTGGTTCTTTAAAGTGAAGCCCAGCGACGAAGGCGAGTTGGAAAAGCTGCTGGATGCGGATGCATATAAGGCAGAAAGCGAAGAGGGCTAA
- the ptsP gene encoding phosphoenolpyruvate--protein phosphotransferase, producing MLGSLRSIVQQVNTARDLPSALDIIVRRVRDAMKTRVCSVYLRDKHSGNYVLMATEGLNQDAVGQVHMAPGEGLVGNVATREEPINLEHAEAHPAFQYFPATGEERFSAFLGTPIIHHRSVLGVLVVQQAERRRFDEGEEAFLVTLSAQLAGVIAHAEATGALATMGQQRNEAKFSGLAASPGIAIGRAHIVAPPANLATVPFACAMDVDAELALFQQALSAARSEIREVGERLKGELNKEERALFDAYISMLDDSSIAVEVCERIRQKLTASRAWAEVMLEHVRRFEAMSDSYFRDRAADVRDLGARVLMHLRQQEQSQRDYPNNTVLIGEELTASVLADVPREKLAGLVSVKGSANSHVAILARAMGVPAVMGAQELPWEQIDGVDMIVDGYRGSLHLQPGSELRRHYEVIVAEERELARNLDHLAQLPGETADGHRIRLWVNTGLMADVVRSLERGAEGVGLYRTEVPFLLRDRFPSEEEQREIYREQLEAFAPRPVTMRTLDIGGDKALTYFPIEETNPFLGWRGIRVTLDHPEIFLGQVRAMMKASLGLDNLRIMLPMVTGISEVEAARKLVDRAYDELLDEGYAIKRPPLGIMIEVPSAVYQARELSKRVDFMSVGSNDLTQYLLAVDRNNSRVASIYHSLHPSVLQALLQVVTACHETSTKVGICGELAGSPGGALLLVAMGYDVLSMNATNLPRVKAALREVNKSDLDRLLQQVLKMESPEQIEEKLQGYLQDLGIGGLMQPQQTETSSDS from the coding sequence TTGCTCGGATCATTACGCAGTATCGTTCAGCAAGTTAATACCGCCCGGGACTTGCCTTCAGCACTGGACATTATCGTCCGCCGTGTACGCGACGCTATGAAAACGCGCGTTTGCTCCGTGTATCTGCGCGATAAACACTCTGGCAACTACGTACTAATGGCCACCGAGGGCCTGAATCAAGACGCGGTCGGCCAGGTGCATATGGCGCCCGGCGAGGGCCTAGTGGGCAACGTGGCCACCCGCGAGGAGCCAATTAACCTGGAGCACGCGGAAGCACACCCGGCGTTCCAGTACTTCCCCGCGACCGGCGAGGAGCGTTTCTCCGCCTTCCTCGGCACTCCCATCATCCACCACCGCTCTGTTCTCGGCGTACTCGTGGTACAGCAGGCCGAACGCCGTCGCTTTGACGAGGGCGAAGAAGCGTTTCTTGTCACCCTGTCCGCGCAGCTCGCCGGTGTTATCGCCCATGCTGAAGCCACTGGTGCCCTCGCCACCATGGGACAGCAGCGCAACGAGGCAAAATTCAGCGGTCTTGCTGCCTCCCCGGGTATTGCCATTGGCCGCGCCCATATCGTCGCACCACCAGCCAACCTGGCAACCGTACCCTTCGCCTGCGCCATGGATGTGGATGCGGAGCTGGCGCTGTTCCAGCAGGCGCTATCTGCGGCCCGCAGCGAAATCCGCGAGGTCGGGGAGCGCCTCAAAGGGGAGCTGAACAAGGAAGAGCGGGCGCTGTTCGATGCCTACATCAGCATGCTCGACGACAGCTCCATCGCAGTCGAGGTGTGCGAGCGTATTCGCCAGAAGCTGACCGCCAGCCGCGCCTGGGCGGAAGTAATGCTGGAGCATGTGCGACGCTTTGAGGCCATGTCCGATTCTTATTTTCGCGACCGCGCCGCCGATGTGCGCGATCTGGGGGCGCGAGTTTTGATGCACCTGCGCCAGCAAGAGCAGAGTCAACGCGACTACCCCAACAACACGGTACTGATCGGCGAAGAGCTGACCGCCTCGGTGCTTGCGGACGTACCCAGAGAGAAGCTCGCCGGGCTGGTGTCGGTGAAAGGCTCCGCCAACAGTCACGTGGCAATTCTCGCCCGCGCCATGGGTGTACCCGCCGTGATGGGGGCACAGGAACTACCCTGGGAACAAATCGATGGCGTAGACATGATTGTCGACGGCTACCGCGGCAGCCTGCACCTGCAACCGGGCTCCGAGCTGCGCCGTCACTACGAGGTCATCGTCGCCGAAGAGCGGGAGCTGGCGCGCAACCTGGATCACCTGGCACAACTGCCGGGAGAAACCGCCGACGGCCACCGGATACGCCTGTGGGTAAACACAGGCCTGATGGCCGATGTTGTGCGCTCGCTGGAGCGCGGCGCCGAGGGTGTCGGCCTGTACCGCACCGAGGTGCCATTCCTGTTGCGGGATCGCTTCCCCTCCGAAGAAGAGCAGCGCGAGATTTACCGCGAGCAGCTAGAGGCCTTCGCCCCGCGTCCGGTGACCATGCGCACCCTGGATATAGGCGGCGACAAGGCCCTCACCTACTTCCCTATCGAGGAAACCAACCCCTTCCTCGGCTGGCGCGGTATCCGTGTGACGCTGGACCACCCGGAAATTTTCCTCGGCCAGGTGCGCGCCATGATGAAGGCCAGCCTCGGGCTGGATAACCTGCGCATCATGCTGCCCATGGTGACCGGGATCAGCGAAGTAGAAGCGGCGCGCAAACTGGTGGACCGCGCTTACGATGAGCTGCTCGACGAGGGCTACGCCATCAAGCGGCCCCCACTGGGCATCATGATTGAAGTCCCCTCGGCGGTTTATCAGGCACGCGAGCTGTCCAAGCGGGTCGACTTTATGTCAGTGGGCAGTAACGACTTAACCCAGTACCTGCTGGCGGTGGACCGCAACAATAGCCGGGTGGCGAGCATCTATCACAGCTTGCACCCCTCGGTATTGCAGGCGCTGCTGCAAGTGGTTACCGCGTGCCACGAGACCAGTACCAAGGTGGGTATTTGTGGTGAGCTGGCGGGGTCACCCGGCGGCGCGCTGCTATTGGTCGCCATGGGCTACGACGTGCTGTCGATGAACGCTACCAACTTGCCACGGGTAAAGGCCGCCCTGCGCGAGGTCAACAAGTCCGACCTGGATCGCTTGCTGCAGCAGGTACTGAAAATGGAGAGCCCGGAGCAGATCGAAGAAAAGCTCCAAGGCTATTTACAAGATCTTGGCATTGGTGGATTGATGCAGCCTCAGCAGACGGAAACCAGCTCCGACTCCTGA
- a CDS encoding RNA pyrophosphohydrolase codes for MDSEGFRPNVGIIVLNARGQALWARRVGGKDAWQFPQGGINPGESPEQALYRELYEEIGLTRSQVTMLGCTRGWLRYRLPQRLVRRRSEPLCIGQKQKWFLLQINADESNISFNNGYKPEFDHWRWVSYWHPLTKVVTFKREVYRRALTELAPTQIQLERRWLKRDQ; via the coding sequence ATCGACAGCGAGGGCTTCCGCCCGAATGTTGGCATCATTGTTCTGAATGCGCGCGGCCAGGCTCTCTGGGCTCGCAGGGTGGGCGGCAAGGACGCATGGCAGTTTCCGCAGGGCGGCATCAATCCGGGCGAATCCCCGGAGCAGGCACTGTACCGGGAGCTGTATGAAGAGATCGGTCTGACCCGCAGCCAGGTCACCATGCTGGGCTGCACCCGCGGCTGGCTGCGCTACCGCCTGCCGCAACGCTTGGTGCGGCGCCGCTCGGAGCCGCTGTGTATCGGGCAAAAGCAAAAGTGGTTTTTGCTGCAGATCAACGCGGACGAAAGCAATATCAGCTTTAACAACGGTTACAAACCGGAGTTCGATCATTGGCGATGGGTGAGTTACTGGCACCCGTTGACCAAAGTGGTGACCTTCAAACGCGAGGTCTACCGGCGCGCCCTTACGGAGCTGGCGCCCACACAAATACAATTGGAAAGACGCTGGCTGAAGCGCGACCAGTAA
- a CDS encoding HAD family hydrolase, which produces MQLAIFDLDNTLIGGDSDHAWGEFLVERECVDGERFRSENDRFYRDYQQGALDIFAYLSFALEPLAQLSRGQLQNLQHEFMQEVIGGIWLPHAETLIQRHREAGHHIMIITATNRFVVEPIVARLGVDTLLATEPEEVDGKFTGQVAGQPCFQEGKVLRLQQWLNAYPQYAKGQKWFYSDSINDLPLLKQVEFPVAVDPDNRLREEALTRGWKVISLRGDYEDFASAMDW; this is translated from the coding sequence GTGCAGTTGGCGATTTTTGACCTCGACAACACATTGATTGGTGGCGACAGCGACCACGCCTGGGGCGAGTTCCTGGTGGAGCGTGAATGTGTGGACGGGGAGCGATTCCGCAGCGAGAACGACCGCTTTTACCGGGACTACCAGCAGGGTGCCCTGGATATCTTTGCGTATCTTTCCTTTGCGCTGGAGCCTTTGGCCCAGCTGTCGCGCGGACAACTGCAGAACCTGCAGCATGAATTTATGCAGGAGGTGATTGGTGGCATCTGGCTGCCGCACGCGGAAACCCTGATTCAACGGCACCGCGAAGCCGGGCACCACATCATGATTATCACCGCCACCAATCGCTTTGTGGTAGAGCCGATTGTCGCGCGCCTGGGGGTGGATACCCTGCTAGCTACAGAGCCTGAAGAAGTGGACGGCAAGTTCACTGGGCAGGTGGCCGGGCAGCCCTGCTTTCAGGAAGGGAAGGTATTGCGTCTGCAGCAGTGGCTCAACGCTTATCCTCAATATGCCAAGGGGCAAAAGTGGTTTTATAGCGATTCCATCAACGATTTGCCCCTGCTCAAGCAGGTAGAGTTCCCCGTTGCGGTAGATCCCGATAACCGGCTGCGTGAGGAAGCACTTACCCGCGGTTGGAAGGTGATCAGCCTGCGCGGTGACTATGAAGATTTTGCCAGTGCAATGGACTGGTAA
- a CDS encoding imelysin family protein, whose protein sequence is MLVLGGLLLATGGCERKPETDSVREDVSAAPVQAVNAEAANAYSAEYWQAGQAQIIDAQAATQALDRAVSQLLMAPTADHLESAKLAWLDAHREFSAALPFIKVAFAPSSLQQQGQDLLMALNSWPVQAGYLDTVPGYSTSGIVNDTAIELTLANLRKQHRLTAHEEASTGFHALEIMLWGPTGERSAEQFAESSGGEEPKAQASNRRRELTRLITQGISEDMSQLANRWPVTANDLSRYYLAREPVARLQWIRRAHVDLLRDEILPRVPESSESDVESGLAANSKQALLAMLRNLQVAWLPGEGSGLADMLLDQHQAAALAETFGLLEARLLKMEDPIELAEPAELQRSRQQVEKLLGLISGDTKVPAREEDMTPVSVTLPEE, encoded by the coding sequence ATGTTAGTTCTGGGCGGATTGTTACTGGCAACTGGCGGGTGTGAGCGCAAGCCGGAAACAGACTCCGTGCGGGAGGATGTGTCCGCAGCACCGGTGCAGGCGGTAAATGCGGAGGCCGCGAATGCCTATTCAGCGGAATACTGGCAAGCGGGGCAGGCCCAGATCATCGATGCGCAGGCGGCAACGCAGGCGCTGGATCGCGCGGTCTCCCAGCTACTGATGGCGCCCACAGCGGATCATCTCGAATCTGCCAAGCTGGCATGGTTGGATGCGCACCGTGAATTTTCCGCTGCACTGCCGTTCATCAAGGTGGCGTTTGCGCCTTCATCGCTGCAACAGCAAGGTCAGGACCTGCTGATGGCGCTGAACAGCTGGCCGGTTCAGGCTGGTTATCTGGATACTGTTCCCGGCTACTCGACCAGCGGCATCGTGAATGACACTGCGATTGAATTGACCCTGGCCAATTTGCGCAAGCAGCACCGACTGACTGCCCACGAGGAAGCGAGTACCGGCTTTCACGCCCTGGAAATTATGCTGTGGGGCCCCACTGGCGAGCGCTCTGCTGAACAGTTTGCCGAGTCCAGTGGCGGCGAGGAGCCCAAGGCCCAGGCATCGAATCGACGCCGTGAGTTGACCCGTCTGATTACCCAGGGTATCAGTGAAGATATGTCGCAACTGGCCAATCGCTGGCCGGTTACCGCCAATGACCTCTCCCGCTATTACCTGGCGCGCGAGCCCGTGGCGCGTTTGCAATGGATTCGCCGTGCCCATGTTGACCTCCTGCGGGATGAAATTTTGCCGCGGGTGCCGGAGAGTTCCGAGAGCGATGTGGAAAGTGGCCTGGCAGCAAACTCAAAGCAGGCACTGCTTGCCATGTTGCGTAATCTGCAGGTGGCGTGGCTGCCGGGGGAGGGTTCCGGGCTGGCAGACATGTTATTAGATCAGCATCAGGCGGCGGCGCTGGCAGAGACCTTCGGTCTGCTGGAAGCGCGTTTACTGAAAATGGAAGACCCAATCGAGCTGGCAGAGCCGGCAGAGTTGCAGCGTAGCCGTCAGCAAGTGGAAAAACTGCTCGGGCTGATATCTGGTGATACCAAGGTGCCCGCACGGGAAGAGGATATGACCCCGGTGAGTGTGACCCTGCCGGAGGAGTGA
- a CDS encoding DUF882 domain-containing protein — protein sequence MKELSRRRFLAVSAATAAAVSAGPAMAKVGKSRNLKMRNLHTGERLNTAYWANGDYDGSGLKQFNRLLRDHRANEVTRMDPKLFDIVYKIKQKLNYNGEIEIISGYRSPKTNAKLRAAGRGVARRSYHTRGMALDIRMPGVALSKVRKAALDLKAGGVGFYPKSNFVHVDTGPVRRW from the coding sequence ATGAAAGAACTTTCCAGACGCAGGTTTTTAGCAGTTTCTGCAGCAACTGCGGCGGCGGTTTCAGCCGGCCCCGCAATGGCAAAAGTGGGCAAGTCGCGCAACCTGAAAATGCGTAACTTGCACACCGGTGAGCGCCTGAACACTGCCTATTGGGCAAATGGCGACTACGACGGTAGCGGCCTCAAGCAGTTTAACCGACTGCTGCGCGACCACCGCGCCAATGAAGTAACACGCATGGACCCGAAACTGTTCGACATCGTGTACAAGATCAAGCAAAAGCTGAACTACAACGGTGAGATCGAGATTATCTCCGGATACCGCTCTCCCAAGACCAACGCCAAGCTCCGCGCAGCTGGCCGTGGTGTGGCGCGACGCAGCTACCACACCCGAGGCATGGCACTGGATATCCGTATGCCGGGTGTCGCCCTGTCTAAAGTGCGCAAAGCGGCGCTCGACCTGAAAGCAGGTGGTGTTGGTTTCTATCCGAAGAGTAACTTCGTACACGTAGACACCGGCCCGGTTCGTCGCTGGTAA
- a CDS encoding L,D-transpeptidase family protein: protein MRINKRQKHTKPPNLSAHEWHALAIMGFCALLPLSALAQQSAGERQDKTISNDTAIANTVAPAIELPEAQGEQQNTLPPAATVNRAIDFASAAEALREKAVRYRTLAQHWQPIDAGTPLRAGDQGPRVAQLRAILKLYGDYQGPLGPLASAQSSEDRFDAGLQRAVESYQRRHGIEVTGTANRATLEALSRPPQELAEILEINAARWDKLPAKPGNRYIFVNVPDYQLQLIDGQQVVLSMKTVVGKSSKRTPDLNTRVVSVVFNPTWTVPRSILLTDLLPKARNFPEAMHKRGYRVIRYGTNTTTPISEKSLESAARGKATLRQIAGPGNTLGRVKFVIPNKQAIYLHDTQAQSLFEQRHRAFSHGCIRLQQPEELAYALLGKQGWDRTRVAQATTGDESVTIKVKNPPKLFITYLTAWVDHLGQVQFRPDIYHRDR from the coding sequence ATGCGCATTAACAAACGCCAAAAGCATACCAAGCCGCCCAACCTCAGCGCCCATGAATGGCACGCGCTGGCGATCATGGGATTTTGTGCCCTGCTGCCCTTGAGCGCACTCGCGCAACAGAGTGCCGGCGAACGCCAAGATAAGACAATTAGCAACGATACGGCCATCGCAAACACTGTCGCGCCCGCTATCGAGTTACCCGAGGCACAAGGCGAGCAACAAAATACATTGCCGCCAGCGGCCACAGTAAACAGAGCCATCGATTTCGCCTCCGCCGCTGAGGCGCTGCGCGAAAAAGCGGTGCGTTACCGCACGCTGGCGCAGCACTGGCAGCCGATTGATGCCGGCACACCCCTGCGCGCCGGAGACCAGGGGCCAAGAGTGGCGCAACTGCGCGCTATTTTGAAATTGTATGGTGACTATCAAGGTCCTCTGGGGCCACTCGCATCCGCCCAGTCTTCCGAAGATCGTTTTGACGCAGGCCTGCAACGCGCGGTGGAATCTTATCAACGCCGCCACGGGATCGAAGTAACCGGCACCGCCAACCGCGCTACGTTGGAAGCTCTGTCACGGCCGCCACAGGAGCTGGCGGAAATTCTCGAGATCAATGCCGCGCGCTGGGACAAGCTACCCGCCAAACCCGGCAATCGATATATCTTCGTCAATGTGCCGGACTACCAACTGCAGCTTATCGACGGCCAGCAGGTCGTGCTTTCCATGAAGACCGTGGTGGGCAAAAGCAGCAAGCGTACCCCGGACCTAAACACTCGGGTGGTATCGGTAGTATTCAACCCCACCTGGACGGTGCCGCGCAGCATTCTGCTCACCGACCTGCTGCCAAAGGCGCGGAACTTTCCCGAAGCCATGCACAAACGCGGCTATCGCGTAATCCGCTACGGCACCAACACCACTACCCCGATCAGCGAAAAAAGCCTCGAGAGCGCCGCCCGTGGTAAAGCAACCCTGCGCCAGATCGCCGGCCCCGGCAACACATTGGGACGCGTCAAGTTTGTGATCCCCAACAAGCAGGCCATTTATCTGCACGATACCCAGGCGCAGAGTCTGTTCGAACAACGCCATCGCGCTTTTAGCCATGGCTGCATCCGACTCCAGCAACCGGAAGAGCTGGCCTACGCTCTGCTGGGTAAACAGGGATGGGACAGAACCCGGGTCGCACAGGCGACCACTGGAGACGAGTCAGTCACAATTAAGGTGAAAAACCCGCCCAAGCTCTTTATCACCTATCTCACCGCGTGGGTCGATCATCTGGGGCAGGTCCAGTTCCGCCCGGATATCTACCACCGGGACCGCTAG
- a CDS encoding L,D-transpeptidase family protein, with amino-acid sequence MGNKLGYPVTFSAAMLLSLSIDTIALDQPAPATPNQKDQTEQKAPAAGQSTRERSTPTSPAATDQTTSYSPYTPYGRQYALMREELARYQSLSTTDNWQPLPAGQPLAPGVRDERVKALRSLLMQYGDLTLSTDMAAANDKTKSTADLYDQQLRKGVERFQRRHGLRADGVVDKRTRDALNTPPKKRLETLEANLARWQQTPKDLGPRYLVVNIPEYTLRLMENEQEQYRMRVVVGKTKHQTPRLSTRMTRVVFNPTWTVPRSIALKELLPKGAGTLTSRGYRLVNNRGKAVPFSGSNLRALRLGGVALRQRGGEGNALGRFKFIIPNQQAIFLHDTQKKELFGRNQRAFSHGCVRLQKPRELAQIVLADQGKPGKWDQERLARFTTGSRTRSVELNQPIPVHIVYWTAWVDEEGLLNFRPDVYQLDKNAAE; translated from the coding sequence ATGGGCAATAAGTTGGGATATCCAGTCACTTTCAGCGCGGCAATGCTGTTGTCGCTATCCATTGATACGATTGCGCTGGATCAGCCTGCACCAGCAACACCAAACCAGAAGGATCAGACGGAACAGAAGGCCCCCGCGGCCGGCCAAAGTACTCGCGAGCGTTCAACCCCGACAAGTCCCGCAGCCACTGACCAAACCACTTCTTACAGTCCCTACACACCTTACGGCCGCCAGTACGCGTTGATGCGTGAAGAATTGGCGCGCTACCAGTCGCTCAGCACTACCGATAACTGGCAACCGCTGCCTGCGGGGCAGCCGCTGGCGCCTGGGGTGCGTGATGAACGGGTCAAAGCACTGCGCAGCCTGCTGATGCAATACGGCGATTTGACTCTTTCGACCGACATGGCCGCGGCAAACGACAAAACAAAGTCCACAGCGGATCTTTACGACCAACAACTGCGCAAGGGCGTAGAACGCTTCCAGCGCCGGCACGGGCTGCGCGCCGATGGTGTCGTCGATAAACGCACCCGCGACGCACTGAATACGCCGCCTAAAAAACGTCTCGAGACCCTTGAGGCCAATCTGGCACGCTGGCAGCAAACCCCCAAAGATCTGGGGCCGCGCTATCTGGTGGTAAATATTCCGGAATACACCCTGCGCCTGATGGAGAACGAGCAGGAGCAATACCGCATGCGCGTAGTGGTGGGTAAAACCAAGCACCAGACACCGCGCTTGAGCACCCGCATGACCCGGGTAGTATTCAACCCCACTTGGACGGTGCCGCGCAGTATCGCCCTCAAGGAACTGTTACCCAAAGGTGCCGGCACTTTAACGTCCCGGGGCTACCGGCTAGTCAACAATCGCGGCAAAGCTGTGCCCTTCAGCGGCTCCAACCTGCGCGCCCTGCGTCTGGGTGGCGTAGCCCTGCGACAGCGAGGCGGCGAAGGGAACGCCCTCGGACGTTTCAAATTCATCATCCCTAATCAACAAGCCATTTTCCTGCATGACACGCAGAAGAAAGAACTCTTCGGGCGCAACCAGCGCGCCTTTAGCCACGGTTGTGTACGCCTGCAGAAACCGCGGGAGCTGGCGCAAATTGTCCTCGCGGATCAGGGCAAACCCGGCAAGTGGGATCAGGAGCGACTGGCAAGGTTCACCACCGGCAGCCGCACCCGCTCGGTAGAGCTGAACCAGCCAATCCCGGTGCATATTGTCTACTGGACGGCGTGGGTGGATGAGGAAGGCTTACTGAATTTTCGCCCGGATGTTTACCAGCTCGATAAAAACGCCGCAGAGTAA